One segment of Cardiocondyla obscurior isolate alpha-2009 linkage group LG13, Cobs3.1, whole genome shotgun sequence DNA contains the following:
- the LOC139107630 gene encoding GTP-binding protein 10 homolog translates to MVFLTRVLAFAKKPRAYLRSKFVDTLRLHVRAGTGGAGLSRYGGLGGAGGNIYVVAKDGQTLEKVVASLKTKRVKAESGSDSTFKGIIGLPGEDKIISVPRGIAVYNQNGVLLGELNEEDSKILVARGGLGGCEETGYCGLKGESQTIQLDLKMIADIGLVGFPNAGKSTFLAAVSNAKPKIAAYPFTTIRPKLGIIKYSDFREITVADLPGLIEGAHMNIGMGHTFLKHIERTKLLLFIVDIQGFQLSPKHGYRSCLETVILLNKEIELYKPDLLKKPAMIIINKMDTDNANNILEQVKPALCDLSTYVATCPEEMQPERVIRFDDILPTSLISKDKNTIQTIKNRIRSILDKHEEQKKAVECNNSESLLMDKINRQFNEITPTVV, encoded by the exons ATGGTGTTTCTGACAAGAGTCTTAGCTTTTGCGAAAAAG CCGAGGGCATACTTACGTTCTAAATTCGTCGATACGCTGCGGCTTCACGTTAGAGCAGGTACAGGAGGTGCTGGATTATCTCGTTACGGTGGGTTGGGTGGTGCTGGAGGAAATATATATGTCGTTGCTAAAGATGGGCAAACATTAGAGAAAGTTGTCGCAAGCTTGAAGACCAAACGAGTCAAAGCGGAATCAGGAAGTGACAGCACATTTAAAGGGATTATAGGTTTACCTGGTGaagacaaaataatttcagttCCACGTGGTATTGCAGTATACAATCAAAATGGAGTATTATTAG GAGAATTAAATGAAGAGGACTCGAAGATTTTAGTAGCAAGAGGAGGTCTTGGTGGTTGTGAGGAAACAGGCTATTGTGGATTAAAGGGAGAATCTCAGACGATACAGTTGGATTTGAAGATGATCGCTGACATTGGATTAGTTGGCTTTCCTAACGCTGGCAAAAGTACCTTTTTGGCAGCGGTTTCAAATGCCAAACCTAAAATTGCTGCTTATCCTT tcaCCACCATAAGGCCCAAATtaggaattattaaatatagtgATTTTAGGGAGATTACTGTTGCCGATTTACCAGGTTTAATTGAGGGAGCACATATGAATATCGGAATGGGTCATACATTCTTAAAGCATATTGAAAGAACAAAGCTACTTTTGTTCATTGTAGATATACAAGGATTTCAATTGTCGCCAAAGCATGGATATAGATCCTGTTTAGAAACGGTGATCTTATTAAACAAAGAGATTGAACTATACAAGCCTGACTTATTGAAAAAGCCAGcaatgattataattaataaaatggatACCGACAACGCTAATAATATTCTTGAGCAAGTTAAACCAGCGCTATGCGATTTGTCAACGTACGTGGCTACATGTCCAGAGGAAATGCAGCCCGAACGAGTAATACGTTTCGACGATATATTACCGACGTCTTTAAtttcgaaagataaaaatacgATACAAACTATTAAAAACAGGATACGTAGTATATTAGATAAACACGAAGAACAAAAGAAAGCTGTAGAATGTAATAATTCAGAATCTTTACTAATGGACAAGATAAATCGGCAATTTAATGAGATCACGCCAACTGTTGTATAA
- the LOC139107631 gene encoding intraflagellar transport protein 20 homolog isoform X1, with product MWIVQRTERHKMTDPLAKYGVYIDDLSKIRVLEPEAANQTNKLKEECQSFVSKITDFEKNSDDFIKILDNLAKEVEKEKMKTIGARNLLHSVEKQREAQKQQMQALIMEKSMELERLRIQYDSLKKIELEQLETIEHLSVN from the exons ATGTGGATCGTTCAGCGCACAGAACGGCACAAAATGACGGATCCATTGGCGAAGTACGGCGTATATATCGACGACCTGAGCAAGATACGCGTTCTAGAGCCGGAGGCGGCGAATCAAACGAACAAGTTGAAAGAGGAATGCCAGAGTTTTGTGTCCA AGATCACTGATTTTGAAAAGAATTCTGatgatttcattaaaatattggaCAATTTGGCAAAGGAAGTGGAGAAGGAGAAAATGAAAACGATTGGTGCTAGAAACCTTCTTCATTCTGTTGAAAAACAGAGAGAAGCCCAGAAACAACAGATGCAg gCATTAATTATGGAAAAATCTATGGAATTGGAACGATTACGAATACAGTATGATTCTTTAAAGAAGATAGAACTAGAACAGTTGGAGACCATTGAGCATTTATCAGtgaattaa
- the LOC139107631 gene encoding transmembrane protein 234 homolog isoform X2 — protein MAVTVDSVIYLFLVAILWGTTNPFMRKGARGLEDVKGASFYEQFFKEIAFLVTKLNYILPFLVNQCGSILYFLTLESTDLSLAVPVSNSLSFVFTAITSWFLGEEKVHKNTYLGMILVLCGTTLCCWDKLNKTVEA, from the exons ATGGCAGTCACTGTCG ATTCtgtgatatatttatttcttgtcGCGATCCTTTGGGGAACGACCAACCCGTTTATGAGGAAAGGTGCTCGAGGTTTGGAGGATGTTAAAGGCGCATCTTTTTACGAACAATTTTTCAAGGAGATCGCATTTCTCGTAACCAAGCTAAAt tatATCCTGCCATTTCTCGTAAATCAGTGTGGttcgatattatattttttaactctgGAGAGCACTGATTTATCCCTGGCTGTGCCAGTTTCAAATTCACTTTCCTTTGTATTTACTGCAATCACAAGTTGGTTTTTGGGTGAAGAAAAAGTACACAAAA atacgTATCTTGGAATGATACTTGTACTCTGTGGAACTACGTTGTGTTGCTGGGACAAATTGAATAAAACTGTAGAAGCGTAG
- the Tcs4 gene encoding tRNA N6-adenosine threonylcarbamoyltransferase, mitochondrial produces MTRCACFLSHEISLGFCKSRRSRFLRTCDRTLNAIRRFADDRPAIVLGIETSCDDTGCGIVDTTGKILGEAINSQQLIHLKHGGIIPTIAKDMHRQNITTVCEDALRSAHLRLRDIDAIAATIKPGLPLSLNIGNRFGKYLSRIGNKPYIPIHHMEAHALTVRMVQKVDFPFLVLLVSGGHSLLAIVENIDKFYLLGTTVDNAPGEVLDKIARRLKLTSIPEFSHMSGGQAIESAASKASDPTKYVFQPVLTRRRDCQFSFAGLSNKSFKYIDKDRIFNVADSTAIPDVYNFCAAVQMACTKHICLRTQRAMEFISNMNLISEDKRTLVISGGVACNNFLAKALEIVCSQKGFTFVRTPPRLCNDNGIMIAWNGAEKWIVNKGVLRNKEEIEMVTIEKRAPFGESWIERVTNANIKCKLIKLDIL; encoded by the exons ATGACTAGATGCGCGTGTTTTTTGTCGCATGAAATATCTTTGGGATTCTGTAAATCAAGGAGGTCCAGATTTTTGCGTACATGCGACCGAACTTTGAATGCGATACGAAGATTCGCTGACGACCGACCGGCTATTGTGCTAGGAATCGAAACGAGCTGCGACGATACAGGATGCGGAATCGTAGACACCACAGGAAAAATATTAGGCGAGGCGATAAATTCACAACAGCTCATACATTTGAA ACATGGTGGCATAATACCTACAATTGCTAAAGACATGCATAGACAGAATATTACTACTGTTTGTGAAGATGCATTAAGATCAGCACATTTAAGATTAAGAGACATAGATGCTATTGCAGCTACAATCAAGCCAGGTCTTCCTTTATCACTTAACATTGGAAACCGTTTTGGGAAATATCTTTCTAGGATAGGAAATAAACCATATATACCAATACATCATATGGAAGCTCATGCTTTAACAGTACGAATGGTACAAAAA GTAGATTTTCCTTTTCTTGTTTTGCTTGTATCAGGTGGTCACAGTTTGTTAGcaattgttgaaaatattgataaattttacttgCTTGGTACTACAGTGGATAATGCACCTGGTGAAGTTTTAGACaag attgCTCGTAGGTTAAAACTCACAAGTATACCAGAATTCTCGCATATGAGCGGTGGTCAAGCTATAGAAAGCGCGGCGAGTAAAGCATCGGATCCAACTAAATATGTTTTTCAACCTGTTCTAACAAGAAGGAGAGATTGCCAGTTCAGTTTTGCAGGATTATCaaacaaaagttttaaatatattgataaaGACAGAATTTTTAATGTTGCTGATAGTACAGCAATTCCCGACGTGTACAATTTCTGTGCTGCTGTACAAATGGCTTGTACCAAGCACATATGTCTCAGAACACAGAGAGCAATGGAATTTATTAgcaatatgaatttaatatcggAAGATAAACGAACTTTG GTAATATCTGGAGGTGTAGCTTGCAATAATTTCTTGGCAAAAGCTTTAGAAATCGTTTGTTCGCAAAAGGGCTTTACATTTGTTAGAACTCCACCCCGTTTGTGTAACGATAACGGTATAATGATAGCCTGGAACGGCGCGGAGAAATGGATTGTAAACAAAGGTGTTCTTCGAAATAAGGAAGAGATCGAAATGGTAACTATCGAAAAGCGTGCACCGTTCGGAGAAAGTTGGATCGAAAGAGTAACAAATGCcaacataaaatgtaaattaataaaattagacaTCCTCTAA